The genome window CGGGGTTGAGTCGTTTCGGTTCGCATGGGGCGCCCGCTCCGGGCGGCCCGGGAACGCGAAGGAGGTGCGACATGAGCAGGTTCCGGCCGATCGCCGCGGCGGCGGCGCTGTGCGCGGGCGCGCTGGGGTTCGTTCCGGCGCAGGCGGCCGAGTTGCCGCCGATCGCGTGCAGTCCCCAGGCTCTCGCCAAGATCGACGGTTCGACCGCCGCGGACGCGCGGAAGGCGATGACCGCGGCCGGTTATACGCAGATCGCCGATCTTAAGAAGGGCTGCGACAACTATTGGCACGCCCGCGCGATGAAGAACGGCAGGCCCACCGGCGTGCTGCTCGCCCCCGACGGGCAGGTGCGGCCCGAGGGGCTGGAGTAGGTCAGCGCGCCGGAACGCGTTGCTCCACCCGCGCCAG of uncultured Alphaproteobacteria bacterium contains these proteins:
- a CDS encoding conserved exported hypothetical protein (Evidence 4 : Homologs of previously reported genes of unknown function); the protein is MSRFRPIAAAAALCAGALGFVPAQAAELPPIACSPQALAKIDGSTAADARKAMTAAGYTQIADLKKGCDNYWHARAMKNGRPTGVLLAPDGQVRPEGLE